The following coding sequences are from one Deinococcus planocerae window:
- a CDS encoding Asp23/Gls24 family envelope stress response protein yields MEVEISRSVLTDIAQTTLDGIEGIEVAPASLRPSEVGEALRQQGGGPRRPRSLRVSRDGQNVTVDVGLNVEYGRNLVGVARQAQQAVAENVELMTGLKVRAVNVTVLGVTLPKGNA; encoded by the coding sequence ATGGAAGTGGAGATCAGCAGGAGTGTCCTGACGGACATCGCGCAGACGACCCTCGACGGGATCGAGGGCATCGAGGTCGCGCCCGCGAGCCTCAGGCCCAGCGAGGTCGGGGAGGCCTTACGCCAGCAGGGTGGGGGACCGCGCCGCCCCCGGTCCCTCAGGGTGAGCCGCGACGGGCAGAACGTGACCGTGGACGTGGGATTGAACGTGGAGTACGGGCGCAACCTCGTCGGGGTGGCGCGGCAGGCGCAGCAGGCGGTGGCCGAGAACGTGGAGCTGATGACCGGCCTGAAGGTGCGGGCCGTGAACGTGACGGTGCTGGGCGTGACCCTGCCGAAGGGGAACGCTTGA
- the nusB gene encoding transcription antitermination factor NusB, translated as MTRRREKAAQPVGTRRAAREFAFRVLFEAERGNVPLDAVFTRAEGAMREGDDTFPKLNEEALAFARQLVDGLRDHRDDLDGTLHRTIRGWSFEQMAQTDLNILRLATFELMYTPEPHPPVIESAVRIARKFGGEDSGRFVNGVLAGLSRGLNTAPKAAQGDEAEGQG; from the coding sequence ATGACCCGCCGCCGCGAGAAAGCCGCCCAGCCCGTCGGCACCCGCCGCGCCGCCCGCGAGTTCGCCTTCCGGGTGCTGTTCGAGGCCGAGCGGGGCAACGTGCCGCTCGACGCCGTGTTCACCCGCGCCGAGGGCGCCATGCGCGAGGGGGACGACACCTTCCCGAAGCTCAACGAGGAGGCCCTCGCTTTTGCGCGGCAGCTCGTGGACGGACTCAGGGACCACCGCGACGACCTCGACGGGACGCTGCACCGCACCATTCGCGGCTGGAGCTTCGAGCAGATGGCCCAGACCGACCTCAACATCCTGCGGCTGGCGACCTTTGAGCTCATGTACACGCCCGAGCCGCACCCGCCCGTCATCGAGAGCGCCGTGCGCATCGCCCGCAAGTTCGGCGGCGAGGACTCGGGCCGCTTCGTGAACGGGGTGCTGGCGGGCCTGAGCCGCGGCCTGAACACTGCCCCGAAGGCCGCGCAGGGGGACGAGGCGGAGGGGCAGGGGTGA
- the folD gene encoding bifunctional methylenetetrahydrofolate dehydrogenase/methenyltetrahydrofolate cyclohydrolase FolD, whose translation MTATTARVLAGPPAAAALLASVCARAARLPSPPTLVMVRLGDDPASVSYVRGKDRKAREVGLRSTVHALPETTPQADLLALIAELNADESVNGILVQLPLPPHVNEQAVLHAIDPRKDVDGFHPVNVGELWAGRGGLTPCTPAGIMFLLEHYGIPVAGQRAVIVGRSHIVGRPMAALLLNADATVTVAHSRTRDLGAVTREADLLIAAVGRPHLITPEMVKPGATVIDVGINRVVDPDGKARLTGDVHPDVAGVAGALTPVPGGVGPMTIAQLLANTVTAASRQAAR comes from the coding sequence GTGACGGCCACGACCGCCCGCGTCCTCGCCGGACCCCCCGCCGCGGCGGCGCTGCTCGCCTCCGTCTGCGCCCGCGCCGCCCGGCTGCCCTCCCCGCCGACCCTCGTGATGGTGCGGCTCGGCGACGACCCCGCCAGCGTGAGCTACGTGCGCGGCAAGGACCGCAAGGCGCGCGAGGTGGGGCTCAGGAGCACCGTCCACGCCCTGCCCGAGACGACCCCGCAGGCCGACCTCCTCGCCCTGATCGCCGAGCTGAACGCGGACGAGTCGGTGAACGGCATCCTCGTCCAGCTTCCCCTGCCGCCGCACGTCAACGAGCAGGCCGTCCTCCACGCCATCGACCCGCGCAAGGACGTGGACGGCTTCCACCCGGTCAACGTGGGGGAGCTGTGGGCGGGGCGCGGGGGCCTGACCCCCTGCACGCCCGCCGGGATCATGTTCCTGCTGGAGCACTACGGCATCCCCGTTGCCGGGCAGCGCGCGGTGATCGTGGGCCGCAGCCACATCGTCGGGCGACCGATGGCGGCGCTGCTCCTGAACGCCGACGCGACCGTCACCGTCGCCCACAGTCGCACCCGCGACCTGGGTGCGGTGACGCGGGAGGCCGACCTCCTGATCGCCGCCGTGGGCCGCCCGCACCTGATCACCCCGGAGATGGTGAAGCCGGGGGCGACCGTGATCGACGTGGGCATCAACCGCGTTGTGGACCCTGACGGCAAGGCGCGCCTGACGGGCGACGTCCACCCGGACGTGGCGGGGGTGGCGGGGGCCCTCACACCGGTGCCGGGAGGTGTGGGCCCGATGACGATTGCTCAGCTCCTGGCGAACACGGTGACGGCGGCGTCACGGCAGGCGGCACGCTAG